One stretch of Agelaius phoeniceus isolate bAgePho1 chromosome 15, bAgePho1.hap1, whole genome shotgun sequence DNA includes these proteins:
- the LOC143695320 gene encoding uncharacterized protein LOC143695320, producing MDLLCDSDAEIAGMTLITLSFLFLHKSHIMMSTPIALQLAEALLPLFDHDNSQVQLLSIKLFQDMMEYLEESENPFESPVQQSLLALFFHCHDENQRVAEASREVLLCALKLMKRRDLKKLVKEQKLCKFSECLLAEDRSRAAEHLRRALRYLQSPQEPLVRRA from the exons atgGACCTACTGTGCGACAGTGATGCAGAGATAGCTGGCATGACCCTCATCACACTCAGCTTTCTATTCCTGCACAAATCACATATTATGATGTcaacccccattgccctgcagctggctgaggcgctcctgccactctttgaccac gataatagccaggtacagctgctctccatcaaactcttccaAGACATGATGGAGTATTTGGAAGAGAGCGAAAACCCTTTCGAAAGCCCTGTGCAACAGAGCTTGCTtgcactcttcttccactgccatgatgagaaccagcgtgtggcagag gcttctcgggAAGTGCTGCTTTGTGCGCTCAAGttgatgaagaggagggatctcaagaagctggtgaaggagcagaaactgtgcaagttcagcgagtgcctg ctggcagaggacaggagccgagcggccgagcacctgcgccgggccctgcgctacctgcagagcccacaggagcccct ggtgcgCAGGGCCTAG